A window of the Emys orbicularis isolate rEmyOrb1 chromosome 1, rEmyOrb1.hap1, whole genome shotgun sequence genome harbors these coding sequences:
- the UBL3 gene encoding ubiquitin-like protein 3, translated as MSSSVPADMINLRLILVSGKTKEFLFSPNDSAADIAKHVYDNWPMDWEEEQVSSPNILRLIYQGRFLHGNVTLGALKLPFGKTTVMHLVARETLPEPNSQGQRNREKTGESNCCVIL; from the exons ATAAATTTGCGCCTCATCTTGGTAAGTGGGAAAACGAAAGAGTTCTTGTTTTCACCAAATGATTCTGCTGCAGATATTGCAAAACATGTGTATGACAACTGGCCTATGG ATTGGGAAGAAGAGCAGGTCAGCAGTCCAAATATTCTGCGGCTTATTTATCAAGGACGGTTTCTTCATGGCAATGTGACACTAGGAG CATTAAAACTTCCTTTTGGCAAGACAACGGTGATGCATTTGGTGGCTAGAGAGACATTGCCAGAGCCAAACTCTCAAG GTCAGAGGAACCGTGAAAAAACTGGAGAGAGCAATTGCTGTGTGATCCTGTAA